From Haloarcula rubripromontorii, a single genomic window includes:
- a CDS encoding hybrid sensor histidine kinase/response regulator, whose product MSDIAVLHIDDEPDFLDVASEILAQQSDKLTVIPAAGASEGLDRLATRSIDCIVSDYRMPEKDGIELLKTVREEYPDLPFILFTGEGSEAVASDAIAAGATDYLRKGHGTERYELLANRIENAVEQYRTTQRAAELERVRALVSSIDQALIRASSLSAIETRVCEIISNSEPYRFAWIGEHDPETDRIEPQACAGVEDEYLDTIVVTADDSPTGQGPAGRAVQNRRIATSQNIQDDPAFEVWREEALKRDYRSSAAVPLEYNDTLYGLLCVYSSRPSAFAEDEQELLAELGHSISHAMHSLKIRDELRTERTFIDQALDSLADIFYVLDSEGNIQRCNEHFATLAGYTDAQITNLDVASLFPEDEQDAVAEAIDEALTTGHSTIEAEFLTAEGNRAPHEFTADRLTDSDGTLLGLVGTGRNIAERTRRERELQDQKEQLEQFAATVSHDLRNPLNVIQGRLELVQAEQPSDHLDVIETATDRMERIVEDLLWLAREQQDIGSLEPVAIDAVAEAAWELVSDPADEAELYCDYGADTQPLIKADTDQLRHLLENLFRNTIDHAGLDVTVVVGEIFGDANGFYIEDDGPGIPEEDRETVFEAGYSTSESGTGLGLNIVKRVVDAHGWDIRATESSIGGTRFEITGLETVE is encoded by the coding sequence ATGTCAGATATTGCTGTGCTTCATATCGATGATGAACCGGACTTTTTAGATGTGGCATCGGAAATACTCGCACAGCAATCAGATAAACTCACTGTCATACCTGCAGCGGGTGCTTCTGAAGGACTCGACAGACTTGCAACGCGCTCTATTGATTGTATTGTCAGCGATTACCGGATGCCTGAGAAAGACGGCATCGAACTCCTCAAAACCGTCCGTGAGGAGTACCCTGATCTCCCGTTTATTCTATTTACCGGTGAGGGGAGCGAAGCGGTCGCCAGCGACGCTATTGCCGCCGGTGCAACCGACTATCTGCGGAAAGGACACGGCACGGAACGATACGAACTCCTCGCAAATCGTATCGAAAACGCCGTCGAGCAGTACCGCACCACGCAGCGCGCTGCTGAACTTGAACGGGTCCGCGCCCTCGTGAGCAGTATCGACCAGGCCCTCATCCGGGCGAGTTCGCTCTCGGCGATCGAAACGCGCGTCTGTGAGATCATTAGCAACTCTGAGCCCTACCGTTTCGCATGGATCGGCGAGCATGATCCTGAGACGGACCGAATCGAGCCACAGGCCTGCGCCGGCGTCGAAGACGAGTATCTCGATACTATCGTTGTCACGGCGGACGACTCTCCGACCGGACAGGGGCCCGCGGGCAGGGCCGTCCAGAACCGACGCATTGCTACGTCGCAAAATATCCAAGATGACCCGGCGTTCGAGGTCTGGCGAGAGGAAGCACTCAAACGCGACTATCGAAGCAGCGCTGCGGTCCCGCTGGAATACAATGACACGCTGTACGGCCTTCTGTGCGTCTATTCCTCCCGTCCGTCTGCTTTTGCAGAGGACGAACAGGAGCTACTCGCCGAACTCGGACATAGCATCTCGCACGCCATGCACTCGCTAAAGATCCGAGATGAACTCCGAACAGAGCGGACGTTTATCGACCAGGCTCTTGATTCACTTGCCGACATATTCTACGTGCTTGATTCTGAGGGCAACATCCAGCGCTGTAACGAACACTTCGCGACCCTGGCTGGATACACCGATGCGCAAATCACGAATCTCGACGTGGCCAGCCTGTTTCCGGAAGACGAACAGGACGCAGTCGCCGAAGCAATCGACGAGGCACTCACAACGGGGCACTCGACCATCGAAGCGGAGTTCCTTACCGCGGAGGGGAACCGCGCTCCCCACGAGTTCACCGCTGACCGACTAACTGACTCAGACGGTACTCTACTAGGGCTTGTCGGCACCGGTCGAAACATAGCCGAACGTACGAGACGTGAACGGGAACTACAGGATCAAAAAGAGCAGCTAGAGCAGTTTGCCGCAACTGTCAGCCACGACCTGCGGAACCCGCTAAACGTCATCCAAGGTCGGCTTGAGCTCGTTCAAGCCGAACAGCCGAGCGATCATCTCGATGTGATCGAGACCGCGACTGATCGGATGGAACGCATTGTCGAGGACCTCCTCTGGCTCGCGCGGGAGCAACAAGATATCGGGTCACTGGAGCCTGTTGCAATCGACGCAGTCGCTGAGGCTGCGTGGGAGCTCGTATCTGACCCTGCGGACGAGGCCGAGCTGTATTGCGACTACGGGGCCGATACCCAGCCATTGATAAAAGCTGACACCGACCAACTCCGGCACCTGCTCGAAAACCTGTTCCGGAACACGATTGATCACGCAGGTCTAGACGTCACTGTCGTAGTCGGCGAGATTTTCGGAGACGCCAACGGATTCTACATCGAAGACGATGGCCCTGGAATCCCCGAAGAGGACCGGGAAACGGTGTTCGAGGCCGGCTACTCGACTTCCGAATCAGGGACTGGTCTGGGCCTCAACATCGTCAAACGAGTCGTCGACGCTCATGGCTGGGATATTCGCGCAACTGAGAGCTCGATAGGTGGGACACGATTCGAGATTACGGGTCTCGAAACCGTGGAATAA
- the gdhB gene encoding glutamate dehydrogenase GdhB → MGPELTSASPSGDSSTSSEPESALETARLQLHRAADHLDIDPNIVERLNHPKNVHEVTVPIERDDGTVEVFTGFRAQHDSVRGPYKGGLRYHPDVTRDECVGLGIWMTWKCAVMDLPFGGAKGGIAVNPKTLSRDEKERLTRRFAQELREVIGPNRDIPAPDMGTDPQTMAWLMDAYSMQEGETIPGVVTGKPPIVGGSEGREDAPGRSVAIITQQVCEYYDQPLSDTTVAVQGYGSVGANAARLLDDQGATVVAISDVNGAMYDPAGIDTGTVPSHDEEPEAVTEYADTVISNDELLTLDVDVLIPAALGNVITEANADDIAADFVVEGANGPTTSTADSILADRDVVVIPDILANAGGVTVSYFEWLQDINRRSWSLERVNDELDEEMRAAWDAVRTEFEKRDITWRDAAYIVALSRIAEAHEARGLWP, encoded by the coding sequence ATGGGACCAGAACTGACCTCCGCTTCTCCGTCGGGAGATTCGTCGACATCGTCCGAGCCCGAATCGGCGCTTGAAACTGCTCGTCTGCAACTCCACAGAGCCGCGGACCACCTCGATATCGACCCGAACATCGTCGAACGACTCAACCACCCGAAAAACGTCCACGAGGTCACCGTCCCGATTGAGCGGGACGATGGTACGGTGGAAGTGTTCACCGGGTTTCGAGCACAGCACGATAGCGTCAGAGGGCCGTACAAAGGCGGCCTCCGCTATCATCCCGACGTGACGAGGGACGAGTGCGTCGGACTCGGAATATGGATGACCTGGAAGTGCGCGGTGATGGACCTCCCCTTCGGCGGCGCGAAAGGCGGTATCGCAGTCAATCCGAAAACGCTGAGCCGAGACGAGAAAGAACGGCTCACCCGCCGGTTCGCACAGGAACTCCGCGAGGTTATCGGTCCGAACCGGGACATACCAGCCCCGGACATGGGAACGGACCCACAGACGATGGCCTGGCTGATGGACGCCTACTCCATGCAAGAGGGCGAGACGATACCGGGGGTCGTCACCGGCAAGCCGCCGATCGTCGGTGGGAGCGAGGGACGTGAAGACGCGCCCGGTCGGAGCGTCGCGATTATCACACAGCAGGTCTGTGAGTACTACGACCAGCCACTGTCGGACACCACCGTCGCGGTACAGGGTTACGGCAGTGTCGGTGCGAACGCAGCACGGTTACTTGACGACCAGGGCGCGACTGTCGTCGCGATCAGCGACGTGAACGGCGCGATGTACGATCCCGCCGGCATCGATACCGGGACAGTCCCGTCACACGACGAGGAACCGGAGGCGGTCACCGAGTACGCCGACACCGTGATTTCGAACGACGAACTGCTGACGCTCGATGTCGACGTTCTCATTCCGGCAGCACTCGGCAACGTCATCACCGAGGCGAACGCGGACGACATCGCCGCGGATTTCGTCGTCGAAGGGGCGAACGGCCCGACAACGTCCACTGCTGACTCCATCCTCGCTGACCGCGATGTTGTCGTGATTCCGGACATTCTGGCGAACGCCGGCGGCGTCACGGTGAGCTACTTCGAGTGGCTACAGGACATCAACCGTCGGTCGTGGTCACTCGAACGAGTGAACGACGAACTCGACGAAGAGATGCGAGCGGCCTGGGACGCAGTCCGGACGGAGTTCGAAAAGCGCGACATCACGTGGCGGGATGCGGCGTATATTGTCGCCCTGTCACGCATCGCTGAGGCCCACGAAGCGCGCGGGCTCTGGCCGTAG
- a CDS encoding rubrerythrin-like domain-containing protein, whose amino-acid sequence MRDVEQDHDEKTPYECFACGTVITAESQPENCRDCGGEMRNRLTPLE is encoded by the coding sequence ATGAGAGATGTAGAGCAAGACCACGACGAGAAGACACCGTACGAGTGCTTTGCGTGTGGCACAGTCATCACTGCAGAGAGCCAACCGGAGAACTGTCGGGACTGCGGCGGTGAAATGCGCAACCGACTGACACCGCTGGAATAA
- a CDS encoding bacterio-opsin activator domain-containing protein translates to MSNTERPLDTAQVLVVGSTNWSEPFSDALAASTGADILTAETTPAALDTVRQRSVDCVVTAATLDDGSGIDLIRQLRDSAPDPPVVLGATDGSEALASEAIEAGVSDYVSLTGTDGLRIDDLVERTEKVLRAAHRAIKQRERARQFDAVFHDTQTATWVLDPDGSLARVNQTGRAMIDEDVAAVTGDPFWTLPWWSRSEATERDIRQLVEAARDGQFGNVVVHRPTTATDRVIELSVRPVENDFGDVTSIVIEGIDITEQVTLDRDLRQSEELHRVTLSNMTDTVLMTNEDGEYTYVCPNVHFIFGYTDDEIREQETIDTLLGEDLFDRAELAEKGVLKNIECTVTDKAGHEHTLLVNVREVSIQDGTLLYSCRDITKRKQREEALTTLQETARKFLYTETNQEIAQHIVDDVLSVFDVSASAIYLHDAETNELQPVAQSQAMTEHHGPLPAVRTNDDTLPSHSFVNDETLVFDDVHTSDRLENRATDLRSVMFIPLGTHGVFVTGSTAVGVFDDVTQELTDLLAATAEAALDRVVRESQLREQDRELQRQNEQLTALNHINNTIREIDQTIVSAETQDEINHTVCERLTDTDRFKFAWIGSVDPGGTTVEPRAWAGTEQGYLDSQSIAVAASETEPAGQTAATGEVTMIPNVAADLRNAPWRSDALTRDFLSVLSIPLVYNDLRHGILTIYADTKDAFDETTRTVLHELGETIASALSAIERKHALLTTSVTRVEFAIDDERFLLSRLARSVGCTLSYEGGIQHAPAGNSVFVTVEDADVQTVAAAAADMTTIDDVTEISDGDTDTGVLRLELSQPFLALELADHGAIFREATADPDGTTLVVDVPQSVDVRNIAQLVDSTFSGVELKRKETLERGIEQDRGSEFLTDLTERQLEVIQTAYYSGYFESPRTKSGEDIATMLEISPPAFYQHVRTAQRKLFTTLFEDRSVSGLEQ, encoded by the coding sequence ATGAGTAACACTGAGCGCCCACTCGACACGGCTCAGGTACTTGTGGTCGGTTCTACGAACTGGAGCGAGCCGTTCTCGGATGCGCTCGCAGCGAGTACCGGGGCCGATATCCTCACCGCCGAGACAACACCGGCCGCTCTGGACACAGTGCGGCAGCGCTCAGTCGACTGCGTCGTCACGGCAGCGACACTCGACGACGGGAGTGGTATCGACTTGATACGACAGCTCCGTGACTCGGCTCCGGACCCTCCAGTCGTCCTCGGGGCGACGGACGGCAGTGAGGCCCTGGCGAGCGAGGCAATCGAGGCCGGCGTTTCCGACTATGTCTCCCTCACAGGAACAGACGGCCTGCGGATAGACGACTTGGTCGAGCGAACCGAGAAGGTACTCCGAGCCGCTCATCGAGCGATCAAGCAGCGCGAACGGGCACGGCAGTTCGACGCCGTCTTTCACGACACACAGACGGCCACGTGGGTCCTCGATCCGGACGGCTCGCTCGCCCGTGTGAATCAGACGGGACGAGCGATGATTGACGAGGACGTGGCTGCGGTCACCGGTGACCCGTTCTGGACGCTGCCCTGGTGGTCCAGATCCGAGGCAACTGAACGCGATATCCGGCAACTCGTAGAGGCCGCACGTGACGGGCAGTTCGGTAACGTCGTCGTTCACCGGCCGACCACAGCCACAGACCGCGTTATCGAGCTTTCAGTTCGGCCGGTCGAGAACGATTTCGGCGACGTCACCTCGATTGTGATCGAAGGAATCGACATCACGGAGCAGGTCACCCTCGACCGTGACCTCCGCCAGTCCGAGGAGCTCCACCGAGTCACGCTCAGCAATATGACCGACACCGTCCTCATGACGAACGAGGACGGAGAGTACACCTACGTCTGCCCGAACGTCCACTTCATTTTCGGTTACACCGACGACGAGATTCGCGAGCAGGAAACGATCGATACGCTCCTCGGTGAGGATCTGTTCGACCGAGCGGAACTCGCCGAGAAGGGCGTTCTCAAGAACATCGAGTGTACAGTCACCGACAAAGCGGGTCACGAGCATACACTGCTCGTCAACGTCCGCGAAGTCTCGATTCAGGACGGAACGCTGCTGTATAGTTGCCGGGATATCACGAAACGGAAACAGCGCGAGGAAGCACTGACGACGCTACAGGAGACCGCACGGAAGTTCCTCTACACAGAAACCAATCAGGAAATCGCCCAGCATATCGTCGATGACGTGCTCAGTGTGTTCGACGTCTCCGCGAGTGCCATCTATCTGCACGACGCCGAGACGAACGAACTCCAGCCTGTGGCGCAGTCCCAGGCAATGACCGAACACCACGGGCCGCTGCCGGCCGTCCGCACGAACGACGACACGCTTCCGAGCCACAGCTTCGTCAACGACGAGACACTCGTGTTCGACGATGTCCATACGTCGGATCGGCTGGAAAACCGAGCAACTGACCTCCGGAGCGTCATGTTCATTCCGCTCGGTACTCACGGCGTGTTCGTCACCGGGTCGACTGCGGTCGGGGTGTTCGACGACGTGACACAGGAACTCACTGATCTGCTCGCAGCGACCGCAGAAGCCGCTCTCGACCGGGTCGTCCGGGAATCCCAGCTCCGGGAACAGGACCGCGAACTGCAGCGGCAAAACGAGCAGCTGACCGCCCTAAATCACATTAACAACACGATTCGGGAGATAGACCAGACGATCGTCAGCGCCGAAACACAGGACGAGATCAACCACACTGTCTGCGAACGGCTGACTGACACGGACCGCTTCAAGTTCGCGTGGATCGGCAGCGTCGACCCGGGCGGTACTACCGTCGAACCGCGAGCGTGGGCCGGCACCGAACAGGGGTATCTCGACAGTCAGTCAATCGCCGTCGCGGCCTCCGAAACCGAGCCTGCAGGTCAGACGGCTGCGACCGGCGAGGTGACGATGATCCCCAACGTTGCCGCCGACCTCCGAAACGCACCGTGGCGGTCGGACGCGCTCACGCGTGACTTCCTCTCAGTGCTGAGTATCCCACTCGTGTACAACGACCTCAGGCACGGGATTCTCACCATCTATGCGGACACGAAAGACGCGTTCGACGAGACAACGCGCACTGTGTTGCACGAACTCGGCGAGACGATTGCCTCGGCACTCAGCGCCATCGAACGGAAACACGCGCTACTCACGACCTCGGTGACACGCGTCGAGTTCGCCATCGATGACGAGCGGTTCCTCCTGTCGCGACTTGCCCGGTCTGTGGGGTGTACGCTTTCCTACGAGGGTGGCATCCAACACGCGCCCGCCGGCAACAGCGTGTTCGTTACAGTCGAAGATGCTGACGTGCAAACGGTTGCGGCAGCCGCGGCTGATATGACGACGATTGACGACGTGACAGAGATAAGCGACGGTGACACTGACACCGGCGTCCTGCGGCTGGAACTGTCACAGCCGTTTCTCGCCCTAGAACTCGCCGACCACGGCGCTATCTTCCGGGAAGCGACCGCCGATCCGGACGGGACGACACTTGTCGTCGATGTACCACAGAGCGTTGACGTTCGAAACATCGCACAGTTGGTCGACAGCACGTTCTCCGGCGTCGAACTCAAGCGCAAGGAGACGCTCGAACGGGGTATCGAGCAGGACCGGGGTTCGGAGTTCCTCACGGACCTCACGGAACGGCAACTCGAAGTAATCCAGACCGCCTACTACAGCGGTTACTTCGAGTCACCGCGTACGAAGTCCGGCGAAGACATCGCGACGATGCTCGAGATCTCGCCACCGGCGTTCTACCAGCACGTCCGGACTGCACAGCGGAAACTGTTCACCACACTGTTCGAAGACCGGAGCGTCTCGGGTCTGGAGCAATAG
- a CDS encoding Glu/Leu/Phe/Val family dehydrogenase, with the protein MSDVNPYQSLRTQIDAAAQYVDIPEGQLERLKAPERILETNLSVEMDDGSIEVFRAYRSQFNGDRGPYKGGIRYHPQVDRDEVKALSGWMVYKTATSDIPLGGGKGGIVIDPRNYSESELERVTRSFAKELTPLIGADRDVPAPDVNTGQREMNWIKDTYETLEHTTEPGVITGKDLASGGSEGRVEATGRSTVVAAREAFEYLGKDLEGATVAVQGYGNAGWIAAKLIDEMGANVVAVSDSSGAIYSESSFDPVAVKDYKRETGSVVGYPDAATELTNDDLLTLDVDLVIPAALENAIDESLAREISADVISEAANGPITPAADDVLSDRETLIIPDILANAGGVIVSYFEWVQNRQRFYWSEERVNEELDSIIVKQFGNLVDAYEERNLPSLRTGAYVVALQRVMNASEQNGTWP; encoded by the coding sequence ATGTCTGATGTAAATCCGTACCAGAGCCTGCGGACACAGATCGATGCAGCAGCACAATACGTGGACATCCCAGAGGGACAACTGGAGCGGCTGAAAGCACCCGAGCGGATACTGGAAACGAACCTCTCTGTCGAGATGGACGACGGGTCAATCGAGGTGTTCCGTGCGTATCGGTCACAGTTCAATGGCGACCGTGGCCCGTATAAGGGTGGAATCCGCTATCACCCGCAAGTAGACCGCGACGAGGTCAAGGCGCTCTCTGGGTGGATGGTCTACAAGACGGCGACGAGCGACATCCCGCTCGGCGGTGGGAAAGGCGGCATCGTCATCGACCCACGTAACTATTCGGAGAGCGAACTCGAACGAGTCACACGCTCATTCGCCAAGGAGTTGACCCCGCTCATAGGGGCCGACCGCGACGTGCCCGCACCTGACGTCAATACGGGCCAGCGCGAGATGAACTGGATCAAGGACACCTACGAGACACTCGAACACACGACCGAGCCCGGCGTCATCACGGGGAAAGACCTCGCAAGCGGCGGTAGCGAAGGCCGCGTCGAAGCGACCGGGCGGTCGACGGTCGTCGCGGCGCGTGAAGCCTTCGAGTATCTCGGCAAGGACCTCGAAGGCGCGACGGTGGCGGTCCAGGGCTACGGGAACGCCGGCTGGATCGCGGCGAAACTTATCGACGAGATGGGAGCCAATGTCGTCGCCGTGTCCGATTCGAGCGGGGCGATCTACAGCGAATCGTCGTTCGACCCCGTCGCAGTCAAAGACTACAAACGCGAAACCGGGAGTGTCGTCGGCTATCCGGACGCAGCGACGGAACTGACGAACGATGACCTGCTCACACTCGATGTCGATCTGGTGATCCCGGCCGCCCTTGAAAACGCCATCGACGAGTCTCTGGCACGTGAGATATCCGCGGACGTTATCTCTGAGGCCGCGAACGGCCCGATCACTCCCGCAGCGGACGATGTTCTCAGCGACCGCGAGACGCTTATCATCCCGGACATCCTCGCGAACGCGGGCGGCGTCATCGTGTCGTACTTCGAGTGGGTCCAGAACCGACAGCGCTTCTACTGGTCCGAAGAGCGCGTGAACGAGGAACTAGATTCGATTATCGTCAAGCAGTTCGGGAACCTCGTCGATGCCTACGAGGAGCGAAACCTTCCGTCCCTCCGAACCGGCGCATACGTCGTTGCACTCCAACGGGTCATGAACGCCAGCGAGCAGAACGGAACCTGGCCATAG
- a CDS encoding ribbon-helix-helix protein, CopG family gives MPTDRVTVSLDEETKETLEGLTDRTGESQSQLIREAIAFYAANFDSTHASDSDHLQTYYEMLSTGEHVLLDIDLLHALLNQFTDPDERDEEVLEMIDQVAQYHAQEYAERFDSLEDVLEWLSLCGFLTVRRDEKGSFHVVFPSESVRWLMIRFIRGSITALPFEIEIEESVSKVLLRERDS, from the coding sequence ATGCCAACCGACCGGGTCACCGTCTCTCTCGACGAGGAGACCAAAGAGACGTTAGAGGGGCTGACCGACAGAACAGGGGAGAGTCAAAGCCAACTGATCCGCGAGGCGATCGCCTTCTACGCGGCAAACTTCGACTCAACCCATGCGAGTGATAGCGACCATCTTCAGACGTACTACGAGATGCTCTCGACGGGCGAGCACGTCCTGCTGGACATCGACTTGCTGCACGCACTCCTGAACCAGTTTACCGACCCGGATGAACGGGACGAAGAGGTTCTGGAAATGATCGATCAGGTGGCACAGTACCACGCCCAGGAGTACGCCGAGCGGTTCGATTCGCTCGAAGACGTTCTCGAATGGCTCTCACTGTGTGGGTTCCTGACCGTTCGCCGCGACGAAAAAGGGAGTTTCCACGTGGTGTTCCCGTCTGAGTCGGTACGGTGGTTGATGATCCGGTTCATCCGCGGTAGTATTACTGCCCTCCCGTTCGAAATTGAAATCGAAGAGAGTGTTTCCAAAGTTCTACTGAGAGAACGAGACTCGTGA